The genomic region GCCCGGAAATCGAGAATGAGACAAGGGGAGCTTGAGGATGCGTCCGGACGTCTTGCCTTCCGAACTGATCCGCGTGAGATCGTGGGAAGAAGCCCGGGAGCTGGAATGGGTGGGGCTGCGGGCCGGCCTGGTCCTGGCGGACAGTTTCGCCCTGCTGCTGGCCTTCTTCTGCTCCTACTGGATCCGCTTTGAGACCCGGCTGCCCATCTTCTATCAGCCGGAGAGCCCGCCGGTTCGGTATTACGGCCTGCTGATGGCTGCCCTGATCCCCGTGTGGCTGCTGATCTTCGCCGCTCACCGCCTTTACGCGCCCGATCATCTTTTCCATGGAACATCAGAATACATGCGGGTGATCCAGGCGGCCAGCGTGGGGATGATGGCGGCTATCGTCGCCAGCTTTATGGAGCCTGGCCTGGTGATCGCGCGAGGCTGGCTGCTGCTTTCCTGGATCCTCTCCATCGCCCTGGTGGGATGGGAACGTTTTCTGGTCCGGCGGGTTGTCTACGCCCTGCGGGCTCGAGGCCGGCTCCAGGTCCCCGCGCTGATCATCGGGGCGGACGAAGAGGGGCGCATGGTCGCCGAGCAGCTTCGATCGTCTCCGATCTCCGGGATGAACCTGATCGGCGTCCTCGATCCCCACCTCCCACGCGGGAAGGAGGTGCTGCCCGGCCTGCCGGTGCTGGGCACACCGGCGGATCTCCCCCGCCTCGTGGAGCAGCTGGGGATCCGGGAGGTCATCGTCTCCGCCAGCGCGCTACCCCGGGAGGCGCTGGTGGAGCTGTTCCGCACCTTCGCCTTCCATCCCCAGGTCAACCTGCGTCTTTCCTCGGGCCTCTATGAGCTCCTGGCTACGGGAACCGAGGTGCGGGAGGTGATGGGCGTTCCCTTGCTCTACTGGCGACGGCTCCGGCTCTCACCCCTGGAACAGATCCTCAAAGCGGTGATGGACTATACCCTGGCCGCCGGGGCGTTGATCCTTCTCGCTCCCTTGATGCTGCTCATCGCCCTGGCCATCCGGCTGGATTCCCCCGGCCCGGTGTTCTATCGGCGGCGCGTGGTGGGGCTGGGCGGGAAGCTCTTCGACGCCTTCAAGTTCCGCACCATGGTGGTGAACGCGGAAGCCCTCCTGGAGCAGAACCCGGCGTTAAAGGAAGCTTTCCGGCAAAACTACAAGCTGCGGGACGATCCGCGGGTGACGCGGGTGGGGCGGATCCTGCGTCGATGGAGCCTGGATGAGCTGCCGCAACTCTTCAATGTGCTGCGGGGGGAGATGAGCCTGGTGGGCCCTCGAATGCTGACGCCGGAGGAGATCTCCCGCTACGGGCGCTGGGCGCTGAACCTGCTGACCGTCAAGCCCGGCATCACCGGGCTGTGGCAGGTCTCGGGGCGGGCGGATCTGCCTTACAGCGAGCGGGTGCGCCTGGACCTCTTCTACATCCGCAACTACAGCCTGTGGCTGGATCTGGCCATCCTGGCTCAGACCATCCCCGCCGTGATCCGGAAACGGGGGGCCTATTGAGCGGATCTATCGAACGAGGCCCCTTCGGTTTCAGGACGGCATCCGTCATCCCGATGTTTCGGGCAAAGATGGGGATGCCCCCGGCGCCGAAGGGATGCGGGGGGCGACCACCTCCCCGCGCCGGGCCTCATACAGCCCTACCCCCAACTCCTGGGCGATCACGTCCGCCCCCGCGTAAACCGCCCACCCCAAGGCAGCTGGAACGACCGGCTCCGGGAACCCTTCCCACCGCAGTCAGCTCCGGAACCCCGTATCCCGGATCCGCTCCAGTCGCCCCCCCGCTGACCCTTGAACCGCAAACCCTCCGCCGGATGCCCGGAGATGAAACAAGCCGGCGAGATATTCGACAAAAGGACTCCTCCTGTTTAGAATGGCGCTGGACTCCCGACAGAGCAGGATCTCAAGGGGCTTGGGCGATTCAAATCGGGCACGAGGAGGGATCTTCGTCCATGGCGATCCGGTGTCGGAAGTGCGGCCGCGAGGCGGCCATCATGATGCGCCAGCACCGCCTGGCTCTCTGCGAGGAGCATTACCCAGAGTGGTTCGTGGAACAGACCGAGCGCACCATCCGGATGTTCCGGATGTTCGATCGCTCGGAGCGCGTGCTGGTGGCGGTCTCAGGGGGCAAGGACTCCCTGAGCCTGTGGGATGTGCTGCTGCGCCTGGGCTACGCGGCCGACGGCCTTTACATCGGCCTGGGCATCGACGGTGGCATCCGCTACTCCGATCAATCCTATGAGAAGTGCCGTCGCTTTGTGACCGAGCGCTGGCCCGGCGCCCGCCTGATCGTGGTGGACGTGAAAGAGGTCTACGGGGAGACCATCCCGGAGGTCGCTGCCCGGACCCTGCGCGGCCGGGACAAGCCGTGCGCGGTCTGCGGGCTGATCAAGCGCTATATCATGAACCGCGTGGCCTACGATGGGGGCTACGCCGCCCTGGCCACCGGTCACAACCTGGACGACGAGGTGGCGGTGTTGTTCGGCAACGTGATGAACTGGCAGGTCGGCTACCTGGCCCGCCAGGGCCCGGTGCTGCCCGCCTCCCGCCCCGGCTTCGCCCGCAAGGTGAAACCCTTCTGCCGCTTCTACGAGCGGGAGACCGCCGCCTACGCCCTGCTGCGAGGCATCGACTACATCTACGACGAATGTCCCTACGCCGAGGGCTCCACCAGCATCGCCTACAAAGAGTGGCTGGCGAAGCTGGAGGAGGAGCGCCCCGGCACGAAGCTCCGCTTCTACCTGGGCTTCCTCAAGGCCCGGGAGGAGGGGCAGATCCGCTTCGCGACCGACGAGGCGGAGCTGCACGCCTGTGAGAAGTGCGGGCAGCCGACCTCCGCGCCCGGGATCTGCGCCTTCTGCCGGCTCTGGGAAAAGCGGCGGCCCGCCCGCGCCGTCGCCGCCCCCGTCCTGTCCACGGAGGGCTGAAGGATGCGCATCGTCTCCCTGCTTCCCGGAGCTACCGAGCTGGTCTGCGCCCTGGGGCTGGCGGAGCACCTGGTCGGGGTCTCCCACGAGTGCGATTTTCCCCCGGAGGTGGTGGCCGGTCTTCCCCGCCTCACCCGCAGCACGCTGCCGGAGGGGCTGACGGACCCCGCTGCCATCGACGCGGCCGTCCGGGAGAAGGCCCGGCGGGGCGAGCCCCTTTACGTCATCGATGAAGCCCAGCTGGCCGCGCTGGAGCCCGACCTGATCCTCACCCAGGCCCTGTGTGAGGTCTGCGCCGTCCCCATGGGCCAGGCTCTCCGGGCCTCGGGCCGGCTTCGCCGGCCGCCCCGGGTGATCGCCGTCAATACCTACCGCATGACGGATCTGTTCGAGGCTCTGCAACAGATCGGCGAGGCCGCCGGGGTGCCCAAGCGCGCGGAGGATCTCCTCCAGACATGGCGGCGCCGGCTGGCCCGCGTGGAGGATGCCGTGGCCGGCGCCCCCCGACCGCGCCTGCTGCTCCTCGAATGGCTGGATCCTCCCTTCTGCTGCGGCCACTGGGTCCCCGAGATGGTGGAGATCGCCGGGGGGCGGGAGGTCCTGGGGCGCCCGGGGGAGCCCTCCCGCCGCATCCGGTGGGAGGAGGTTCTCGCCGCCGCGCCGGACGTCATCGGCCTGATCCCATGCGGGTATCACCTGGCCGACGCGGTCGAATCCTATCCCCTCCTCACCCGCCTGTCCTTCTGGCCGCAGATCCCAGCAGTGCGCAACGGGCAGGTCTATGCCCTCGAGGCCTCCGCCTACTTCAGCCGTCCGGGCCCCCGCACCATCGATGGGATCGAGCTCTTGGCTGCCCTCCTCCACCCGAATCGCTTTCACACGCCGCTTCGGGAGCAGGCCGCGCGGCCGCTGGAGGCCGCTGAGATCCTCCGAGGATAATCGGCCGGGCATCCTTCCCGCATGGAGCAACCTGCCCCGGGGCTTGCTGGCCGGCCCCATATGAGGAAAATTCTCCCTGGATCCTTCAGACCGCGAAAAGGAGCGCGCTGGATGGAAGAGCCCCGGACACCGCGCCTGCGGGATCCGCTGATCGTGCTTGCTGCCCTCGCCCTGGCCCTGATCTGGGGAGTCAACGCGCTGACCAACCGGGATCCCCTCTGGTTCTGGCCCTGGCTGAACGCCCAGGCCGCCGAGATCCGGATCACCACAGGCGGTCGCGAGGTGGCCTTCGTCCCCGGAACCCCGGGATACGACCGGTTGAACGCCGCCCTGAACCAGGCGCTCTCGGGCCTCAATCTCGAAGGATATGAGCCCCAAATCGGCCTCTCTGAAGCCACCCTGGCCGAGTATCGCCACGGACCGCAGTCCCTGGTCCTTTGGGTTCGCTACGACCCGCCGGTTCAGATCCACACCGCCTTTTTCTTCCCCCGCGCCGATCTGCTGATCATCCCGCTGCAGGGACCCCACGCCGAGCTACGACCCGTGTTCGGCGCCCTGCACGGCGTGATCCGCCTGGGCGCCCTGCGATTGCGGGATCGCCGGATGCTGGAGGAAGCCGTTCGGGAGGTGCTCCCGTGAACCGACCCCTGATCGCCCCATCGGAGCTGGAGACGCTGACCGCCCGCTTCGGCCCTCAGCCCCATCACCACGCCGAGGTGATGGTCGGCGACGGCTGGTGGGACGAAGCGCGCCGCAGCCTGGATCGGCGCCGTGGGGAGGTGCTCTTAGTGATCCAACGCCCGGAAGGTGAGATCCTGGTCCACACTAAAGCGTTCTACCCCCCGCAGGCCTATCGCCTCCCCACCGGCGGCATCGGCTGGGGGGAGACCGCCTGGGAGGCGCTGCATCGGGAGATGGGCGAGGAGACCGGCCTGCCGGTGCAGGCCGCCGAATGGTGGGGGCTCATCACCTACACCCTGTATCCCTCCGCAGACCGCCGGGACCTGGGGACGCCCTTTGTCTCTTTTGTGTTCTACGTTCGCACCGAGGGGGAGCCCCGACCCGCCGACCTCAGGGAGCAGATCGCCGCCTTCCGCTGGGTTCGGCCGGAAACCCTCCCCGAGATCGCGCGGCGCCTGGAATCCCTGGACCCGCCGTGGCGCGGCTGGGGAGCCTTCCGGGCGGTGGGCCATCGCTTTGTGTGGGAACATCATGGAGCCCGCCTGAGGTCCGCCCGGGCGGGCTTGTCGTAAAGCATAGCCCTCCTCAAAGGAGGAAACCTTGACCGACCACGGGATTTTCGGGAAGAAGTTCATCGCCATCGCCGGGAACATCGGGGTGGGGAAGTCGGCCCTGACCGAGCGGCTGGCCCAAGCCCTGGGATGGGAGCCTTTCCTCGAAGCTGTGGATGACAACCCTTACCTCGCCGATTTCTACCGGGACATGGCCCGCTGGGGCTTCCATTCCCAGATCTTCTTCCTGAGCCGCCGGCTCCGGCATCACGTGTTGCTGCTCCAACGCCCCCACTCGGTGATCCAGGACCGCACGATCTACGAGGATGCGGAGATCTTCGCCAGAAACCTCTATGAACAGGGGGATCTGAGCGAGCGAGACTGGCGGGTCTACCGGGAGCTCTACGATGCGCTGCTGATGTTCCTGCCGCCGCCCGATCTGGTGATCTACCTGCGGGCCTCCGTCCCCACGCTCCGGCACCGCATCGCGCTGCGCGGACGAGCCTTCGAGCGGGAGATCCCTTCGGATTATCTGGAGCGCCTGAACCGGCTCTATGAGGATTGGATCCGGCGGTTCGATCTCTGTCCCGTGCTCACCATCCCGGCGGATCGGCTGGATTTCGTGCAACACCCCCGCCACCTCCGCTTGATCGTGGAGAAGGTGATCGAGAAGCTCCAGGGGAAGGAGGAAGTCACGTTCGACGACGCCCTGGCGGATCCCGCGTTCTAAGGGTCATC from Thermoflexus hugenholtzii JAD2 harbors:
- a CDS encoding sugar transferase; translated protein: MRPDVLPSELIRVRSWEEARELEWVGLRAGLVLADSFALLLAFFCSYWIRFETRLPIFYQPESPPVRYYGLLMAALIPVWLLIFAAHRLYAPDHLFHGTSEYMRVIQAASVGMMAAIVASFMEPGLVIARGWLLLSWILSIALVGWERFLVRRVVYALRARGRLQVPALIIGADEEGRMVAEQLRSSPISGMNLIGVLDPHLPRGKEVLPGLPVLGTPADLPRLVEQLGIREVIVSASALPREALVELFRTFAFHPQVNLRLSSGLYELLATGTEVREVMGVPLLYWRRLRLSPLEQILKAVMDYTLAAGALILLAPLMLLIALAIRLDSPGPVFYRRRVVGLGGKLFDAFKFRTMVVNAEALLEQNPALKEAFRQNYKLRDDPRVTRVGRILRRWSLDELPQLFNVLRGEMSLVGPRMLTPEEISRYGRWALNLLTVKPGITGLWQVSGRADLPYSERVRLDLFYIRNYSLWLDLAILAQTIPAVIRKRGAY
- a CDS encoding NUDIX hydrolase produces the protein MNRPLIAPSELETLTARFGPQPHHHAEVMVGDGWWDEARRSLDRRRGEVLLVIQRPEGEILVHTKAFYPPQAYRLPTGGIGWGETAWEALHREMGEETGLPVQAAEWWGLITYTLYPSADRRDLGTPFVSFVFYVRTEGEPRPADLREQIAAFRWVRPETLPEIARRLESLDPPWRGWGAFRAVGHRFVWEHHGARLRSARAGLS
- a CDS encoding deoxynucleoside kinase; the protein is MTDHGIFGKKFIAIAGNIGVGKSALTERLAQALGWEPFLEAVDDNPYLADFYRDMARWGFHSQIFFLSRRLRHHVLLLQRPHSVIQDRTIYEDAEIFARNLYEQGDLSERDWRVYRELYDALLMFLPPPDLVIYLRASVPTLRHRIALRGRAFEREIPSDYLERLNRLYEDWIRRFDLCPVLTIPADRLDFVQHPRHLRLIVEKVIEKLQGKEEVTFDDALADPAF
- a CDS encoding TIGR00269 family protein, whose protein sequence is MAIRCRKCGREAAIMMRQHRLALCEEHYPEWFVEQTERTIRMFRMFDRSERVLVAVSGGKDSLSLWDVLLRLGYAADGLYIGLGIDGGIRYSDQSYEKCRRFVTERWPGARLIVVDVKEVYGETIPEVAARTLRGRDKPCAVCGLIKRYIMNRVAYDGGYAALATGHNLDDEVAVLFGNVMNWQVGYLARQGPVLPASRPGFARKVKPFCRFYERETAAYALLRGIDYIYDECPYAEGSTSIAYKEWLAKLEEERPGTKLRFYLGFLKAREEGQIRFATDEAELHACEKCGQPTSAPGICAFCRLWEKRRPARAVAAPVLSTEG
- a CDS encoding cobalamin-binding protein — protein: MRIVSLLPGATELVCALGLAEHLVGVSHECDFPPEVVAGLPRLTRSTLPEGLTDPAAIDAAVREKARRGEPLYVIDEAQLAALEPDLILTQALCEVCAVPMGQALRASGRLRRPPRVIAVNTYRMTDLFEALQQIGEAAGVPKRAEDLLQTWRRRLARVEDAVAGAPRPRLLLLEWLDPPFCCGHWVPEMVEIAGGREVLGRPGEPSRRIRWEEVLAAAPDVIGLIPCGYHLADAVESYPLLTRLSFWPQIPAVRNGQVYALEASAYFSRPGPRTIDGIELLAALLHPNRFHTPLREQAARPLEAAEILRG